The genomic region ATACCGGGTTTACATACAGGCTTATCCCGAAGATCGTGCACAAAAATCTGATCTTAATAAGCTTTACGTTCGTACGTCTTCCGGAGAAATGAGTCCTATCACACAGTTTGTGAATCTTAAAAGAGTTTATGGGCCACAATCTGTAACCCGTTTCAACCTGTTTAATTCTACTAAGCTCAGTGGTGCGACCAATCCAGGTTTTAGTTCAGGAGATGCGATTACAGCAATTGAAGAAGTCGCTAGTACACTTCCTGAAAATTATACGACTGCTTACAGTGGTCTAACCAGGGAGGAAGTAAATGCCGGAGACCAAACGACCACGATATTCCTATTATCTATTGTGTTCGTTTACTTCTTACTGGCAGCACAATATGAAAGTTATTTACTGCCGTTTTCAGTGCTGTTCTCATTACCTCTTGGAGTTTTTGGTGCTTATATCACCACAAAATTTTCAGGATTGCAGAACAATATCTATTTCCAGATCGCATTGATCATGCTAATAGGTTTACTTGCTAAAAATGCTATTTTAATTGTAGAGTTTGCTTTGCAGCGAAGACGACAGGGGGAGGCTATCGTAGATGCCGCCATTGATGGAGCAAAATCCAGGTTAAGGCCAATTCTTATGACCTCTTTTGCCTTTATCCTGGGATTACTACCGCTTGTGCTTGCTTCAGGAGTTGGTGCAGAAGGAAATCGTTCCATTGGTACCGGTGCTGCCGGAGGATTATTGATCGGGACAATTCTGGGTGTATTCGTAATTCCTATCCTGTTTATTCTCTTCCAGTGGTTGCAGGAAAAAGTAGGTAAGAAACCTGAAGCTGTTGAAACTAAATAAGATTGAAAATGAACGTATTATATAACATGAAATTTGGTTTGGTAGGAGTTGTAATCCTTAGCCTTCAATCGTGTTTTGTTGCTAAAGATTACGAACAACCAGAGGTAATTGAAGAAGCGAACTACAGAACCGACGAGATAGACCAGGATAGTTTGAATATGGCCACTGTCTCCTGGAAGGATATGTTTACAGATCCTATCTTACAAGATTATATTTCTAAAGGCCTTGAAAATAACATTGATATTCGCGTGGCAATGCAACAGATCAATGCTGCGGAAGCTTACGTAAAAAAAGGTAAAGCTGGTTACCTTCCAACTCTGGGAGCTAATGCTACCTTTACTCACCAGGAACTTTCTCAAAATAGCCAGTTTGGTAGTTTATTTAGTTCACTGGACCAGTATCAGTTAAGTGCAGATCTTTCCTGGGAAGCAGATATCTGGGGTAAGATAAGAAGTAGAAAACGTGCTTTCGATGCCAGGTATTTGCAAAGTATCGCGGCTCACCAGGCAGTGAAAACCAGGCTGATCTCAGATATAGCTTCAACCTACTATCAATTATTGACTTTGGACGAGCAGATTGCGATTACTGAAAGGACGGTAGAAACCAGGGCGAATAGCCTTGAGACTACAAAAGCTTTAAAGGAAGCTGGAACTCTTACTGAAGTTGGGGTGCAGCAAACTGAAGCGCAGCTATACACCGCAAAAGCTATCTTGATAGACCTTAAAAATGAAGCAAGATTACTTGAAAATACACTTTCTATACTTCTGGGTGAAGCACCCATGTTAATTGAAAGGTCCAACCTGGATGAGCAGGAGATCACGACAGATCTTAATATTGGTGTTCCGGTACAATTGTTACGTAACCGCCCTGATGTCATCGCTGCGGAATATAATCTGGTAAATGCGTTTGAATTGACCAATGTTGCGAAAAGCAATTTCTATCCTTCGCTTACTTTAAGTGCAACTGGTGGATTACAGGCTTTAGATAAAGGAGATCTTTTTGATCCTAATTCACTTTTCGCTACCGTTATTGGTGGTTTGGCTCAGCCTATTTTGAACGGAAGAGCTATTAGAACTGAATATGAAGTGTCCCAGGCAGAACAGGAACAGGCCAGACTTGAATTTAGAAGGGCGATTTTAACGGCGAGTAAGGAAGTTTCAGATGCCATGTATTCTTACGAGGCCGCATCAGAAAAGATCGATGTAAAACAGAAAGAATTCCATGCTTATGATCTAGCGACAGATTATTCCGAAGAATTACTGAATAATGGGCTTGCCAATTACCTTGAAGTTTTAACGGCCAGACAGAATGCCTTAAATTCGAGTTTAGATCTTGCTAACGCAAAGTACAATCAATTAAAATCAATTGTCGATCTTTACGAAGCCTTAGGTGGCGGCTGGAATTAATTAAAATTTAGTTTTTTCATAGTTAGTTGTTGGTTGATAGTGACCTCAGGCTTTAGGGTTTGAGGTCACTTTTTAAAATTATAATATGCTTAGAAAATTACAATCCCTTTGTTTTTGTTTGGTGTTTTTGAGTTCCTCTTTTACCTGGTCTCAGAATACGGAGAAGCTAGAAAATGACAGTATTCCCACGACCTGGGAACTTCTAAAATATGACGGTGCCAGTGCTTTTGGCGGAATAAAGAATACCTATTCTTCTCCACTTAGATGGCAAAAAGATGATTTTATCACGGCAGGAGCAGTTGTTGCCGGGACCGCTGCCCTTTATATTTTTGATGAAGAAACCAGTGAATACTTTATGGACCAGGGTGAAGATGTACCAGAAGTGGTTAAGGATTTTGGATGGTACTTTGGGAGTCCGCAAAATAATTACGGAGTAACTGGCGCAGTATACCTGGTTGGTTTATTCACCAAGAATGAGAAAATACGACAAACTGGGGTGTTGATGATCTCGGCAGCTACTGCTTCGGGTATCATTCAGTCGATTTCTAAGACCGTGGTAGGAAGAGCCAGACCAACAGGCGGAGAAGGAAAAGCAAGTTTTGAACCTTTTAGCGGCGAAGGAAAATATCACTCTTTTCCATCTGGGCATACGATCTTATCGTTTACTACATTGTATGCACTATCCAAGCAGTTCGATAATCCTTTTGTAAAGGCTGGACTTATAGGAGTTGGAATGGTCTCGCCGGTTTCCAGGCTATGGTCCGGTGCACACTGGCTGACAGATGTAGGACTTAGTCTTGCAATTAGTGTTGCGGTTGTGGACAGTATCGATAAGTACCTGAAGAACGAACGTAACTACGGAGTACAGAATCCAAATAAAATAAGCTGGAAAATGCAGGTAGGTCTTGGCCGGGTAGGGATCGTAGGTACTTTTTAACCTGCTTTTAAAATAATTGGGACTATAGATTTCTTAACTTTAAAAGAAAAAGATGAAAAGTAGTTTTAATGATATTATTTCTGGAGAAACTCCAGTGTTAGTAGATTTTTATGCGGACTGGTGTGGACCTTGCAATTCGCTTGCACCTATTTTAAAAGAAGTTAAGAATGATCTTGGCGATGGGGTTAAGATCGTAAAGATCGATGTAGATAAGAATCAGGAATTAGCTTCGAAATATCAGGTTAGAGGAGTTCCAACCATGATCCTCTTCAAGGACGGGAAACAATTCTGGAGACAATCAGGCTTATTACCCAAACACGATATTGTAAGTAAGATCACTTCTATTTAAGCTTCCCTCCTTTGGCAGCCCACCATGGATGTATTTCGACTTTTAGTCTACCTGCTTTTACCATGGGATCTAGATTTGCCAGGCTATCTGCTTCAGCCTGAGTCGCAGTATTAAAAACTACGATTCCACGAAGATCGCCATCGTCTCCCATAGGTCCCGTTAAACTGGTAAACCCTTCAGTAGCCATACGCTCAAGATGAGCCATATGCTTTTTTTGAAGTTCTGCAGCCTCAGTCGAATCCTGGCTTCTGGTAGGTCCGGATTTCAGAAAAACCATATAATATTGCTGCATTAGATACGTGGTATCTCCATCCTTATAACTAAAAGTCTGGTAGCCCTTCTTTTGCAGGTCTTCTTCGATGGACTTTGTACTAACTTCCTTTTCTACGATCGTATCCTCTTTTACCTCTACAATTTCTTCGGAAGCCTCTTCTTTAGAAGATTGATCACAGGAAATAAATAGAGTGAGGAATGCTGATAAGATAAGATGTTTCATTTTATCCAGTTTTTATAGGGATTAAGAATAAGCTGGGAATTATAATATTGATTTTGACCAGTCACTTCCTCTCCCAGCCACTCAGGTTTCAGGAAATGTTCCTGCTCCGATTTTAATTCAACCTCTGCGATACTAAGACCTTTATTATCTCCTAGAAATTCGTCTACTTCAAATACATGTTGTCCTAAAGTCACGAGATAACGGTACTTTTCTATTTTTCCCGGCTCACAAAGCTTGAGAAGTTCCTGAGCTTCATCAACTGGTATTTCCCTTTCCCACTCATACCGGGAAACTCCACTTTCAGAGCTTTTTCCTTTGATGGTCATAAAGGCTTTATCAGCTTTAATGCGTATCCTGATTGTTCGTTCTGGATTCGTATTTAGATAAGCCTGTATAAATAAGGTCTTACTACTCGCTTCATTCTTAAATGCTTCTGAAGTGATCAGGAATTTTCTTTCGATTTCTATCATTCTGAAGAGTTGCTTAAAGTCTTGATCTTATCAGATTCTATTCTACCGCTTTTATATTGATGGTTCGCCAGGTATCGCATCGCATTCGCGATCTCCTCTGGTTCTATACTTCTGTATTTTT from Christiangramia sp. OXR-203 harbors:
- a CDS encoding TolC family protein, whose amino-acid sequence is MNVLYNMKFGLVGVVILSLQSCFVAKDYEQPEVIEEANYRTDEIDQDSLNMATVSWKDMFTDPILQDYISKGLENNIDIRVAMQQINAAEAYVKKGKAGYLPTLGANATFTHQELSQNSQFGSLFSSLDQYQLSADLSWEADIWGKIRSRKRAFDARYLQSIAAHQAVKTRLISDIASTYYQLLTLDEQIAITERTVETRANSLETTKALKEAGTLTEVGVQQTEAQLYTAKAILIDLKNEARLLENTLSILLGEAPMLIERSNLDEQEITTDLNIGVPVQLLRNRPDVIAAEYNLVNAFELTNVAKSNFYPSLTLSATGGLQALDKGDLFDPNSLFATVIGGLAQPILNGRAIRTEYEVSQAEQEQARLEFRRAILTASKEVSDAMYSYEAASEKIDVKQKEFHAYDLATDYSEELLNNGLANYLEVLTARQNALNSSLDLANAKYNQLKSIVDLYEALGGGWN
- a CDS encoding phosphatase PAP2 family protein yields the protein MLRKLQSLCFCLVFLSSSFTWSQNTEKLENDSIPTTWELLKYDGASAFGGIKNTYSSPLRWQKDDFITAGAVVAGTAALYIFDEETSEYFMDQGEDVPEVVKDFGWYFGSPQNNYGVTGAVYLVGLFTKNEKIRQTGVLMISAATASGIIQSISKTVVGRARPTGGEGKASFEPFSGEGKYHSFPSGHTILSFTTLYALSKQFDNPFVKAGLIGVGMVSPVSRLWSGAHWLTDVGLSLAISVAVVDSIDKYLKNERNYGVQNPNKISWKMQVGLGRVGIVGTF
- the trxA gene encoding thioredoxin, with product MKSSFNDIISGETPVLVDFYADWCGPCNSLAPILKEVKNDLGDGVKIVKIDVDKNQELASKYQVRGVPTMILFKDGKQFWRQSGLLPKHDIVSKITSI
- a CDS encoding YciI family protein, with the protein product MKHLILSAFLTLFISCDQSSKEEASEEIVEVKEDTIVEKEVSTKSIEEDLQKKGYQTFSYKDGDTTYLMQQYYMVFLKSGPTRSQDSTEAAELQKKHMAHLERMATEGFTSLTGPMGDDGDLRGIVVFNTATQAEADSLANLDPMVKAGRLKVEIHPWWAAKGGKLK
- a CDS encoding CYTH domain-containing protein, coding for MIEIERKFLITSEAFKNEASSKTLFIQAYLNTNPERTIRIRIKADKAFMTIKGKSSESGVSRYEWEREIPVDEAQELLKLCEPGKIEKYRYLVTLGQHVFEVDEFLGDNKGLSIAEVELKSEQEHFLKPEWLGEEVTGQNQYYNSQLILNPYKNWIK